In the genome of Pseudomonas protegens, one region contains:
- the lpxD gene encoding UDP-3-O-(3-hydroxymyristoyl)glucosamine N-acyltransferase — translation MTAIIKLGQLAEFLGATLRGDAEKEITGLATLQEAGPAQLSFLANPQYRKYLVDCQAGAVLLKAADAEAYAGDALVVADPYLSYARISHLFDPKPKAAAGIHPSAVIAADAQVDPTASIGPFAVIEGGARIGAGVTIGAHCFIGARCEIGEGGWLAPRVTLYHDVRIGKRVVIQSGAVLGGEGFGFANEKGVWQKIAQIGGVTIGDDVEIGVNTAIDRGALADTVIGNGVKLDNQIQIAHNVQVGDHTAMAACVGISGSTKIGKHCMLAGGVGLVGHIDICDNVFLTGMTMVTHSITEPGAYSSGTAMQPAAEWRKSAARIRQLDDLARRLRQLEKRVGGVTPDGNASSDG, via the coding sequence ATGACCGCGATTATAAAACTCGGCCAGTTGGCCGAGTTCCTCGGCGCCACCTTGCGTGGCGACGCGGAGAAGGAAATCACTGGGCTAGCCACCTTGCAGGAGGCTGGCCCAGCTCAGTTGAGCTTTTTGGCAAACCCGCAATACCGCAAGTACCTGGTGGACTGCCAGGCCGGCGCGGTGTTGTTGAAAGCCGCTGATGCCGAAGCCTATGCCGGTGACGCATTGGTGGTGGCCGATCCTTACCTGTCTTACGCCCGTATTTCACATCTGTTCGACCCCAAGCCCAAAGCAGCGGCCGGCATTCACCCGTCTGCGGTGATTGCCGCTGATGCTCAGGTGGATCCAACAGCCAGCATCGGCCCGTTTGCGGTGATCGAAGGTGGTGCCCGCATCGGCGCCGGAGTGACCATCGGCGCTCATTGCTTTATCGGTGCCCGCTGCGAGATCGGCGAGGGCGGGTGGCTGGCTCCAAGGGTCACCCTGTACCACGACGTGCGCATCGGTAAACGAGTGGTTATCCAGTCGGGCGCGGTGCTGGGTGGCGAAGGTTTTGGTTTTGCCAACGAGAAAGGCGTCTGGCAGAAGATCGCGCAGATTGGCGGCGTGACCATCGGTGACGATGTCGAGATCGGCGTCAACACCGCCATCGACCGTGGTGCCCTGGCCGACACCGTCATCGGCAATGGCGTGAAACTCGATAACCAGATTCAGATCGCCCACAACGTTCAGGTCGGTGATCACACCGCCATGGCCGCTTGTGTGGGGATTTCCGGCAGCACCAAGATCGGCAAGCACTGTATGCTCGCCGGCGGTGTGGGCCTGGTCGGGCACATCGATATTTGTGACAACGTATTCCTCACTGGAATGACCATGGTGACTCACTCGATTACCGAGCCGGGTGCCTACTCTTCCGGTACAGCCATGCAACCTGCTGCCGAGTGGCGCAAGAGCGCTGCACGCATCCGTCAGCTCGATGATCTTGCGCGACGCCTGCGTCAGTTGGAAAAGCGCGTTGGGGGCGTGACCCCTGACGGCAATGCTTCATCAGATGGCTGA
- the fabZ gene encoding 3-hydroxyacyl-ACP dehydratase FabZ, protein MMDINEIREYLPHRYPFLLVDRVVDLDVEGKCIRAYKNVSINEPFFNGHFPAHPIMPGVLIIEAMAQAAGILGFKMLDVKPADGTLYYFVGSDKLRFRQPVLPGDQLILEAKFISCKRQIWKFECQASVDGKPVCSAEIICAERKL, encoded by the coding sequence ATGATGGACATCAACGAGATTCGCGAATACCTGCCTCACCGTTACCCTTTCCTGTTGGTGGATCGGGTAGTGGACCTGGATGTTGAGGGCAAGTGCATTCGTGCCTACAAGAATGTCAGCATCAACGAACCGTTCTTCAATGGTCACTTTCCTGCGCATCCGATCATGCCGGGCGTACTGATCATCGAAGCCATGGCTCAGGCTGCGGGCATTCTCGGTTTCAAGATGCTCGACGTGAAGCCAGCCGATGGCACCCTGTATTACTTCGTCGGCTCCGACAAGCTGCGCTTCCGCCAGCCAGTGCTGCCGGGCGACCAGCTGATTCTTGAAGCCAAGTTCATCAGCTGCAAGCGCCAGATCTGGAAGTTCGAGTGCCAGGCCTCGGTCGACGGCAAGCCGGTGTGCTCTGCTGAAATCATCTGTGCGGAACGCAAACTATGA
- a CDS encoding OmpH family outer membrane protein — protein sequence MRKLTQLVLLASVLVASPAFAEMKIAVLNYQMALLESDAAKKYAVDAEKKFGPQLTKLKTLESSAKGIQDRLVAGGDKMQQGERERLELEFKQKARDFQFQSKELNEAKAVADREMLKQLKPKLDSAVEEVIKKGGFDLVFERGAVIDVKPQYDITRQVIERMNQLK from the coding sequence GTGCGTAAGTTGACTCAATTGGTTCTCCTGGCCTCCGTTCTGGTCGCGAGCCCGGCGTTTGCCGAAATGAAAATCGCCGTTCTGAACTATCAGATGGCACTGCTGGAATCCGATGCGGCGAAGAAGTACGCAGTGGATGCCGAGAAAAAGTTCGGTCCGCAACTGACCAAACTGAAAACCCTGGAAAGCAGCGCCAAGGGCATCCAGGATCGTCTGGTGGCCGGTGGCGACAAGATGCAGCAGGGCGAGCGTGAACGTCTGGAGCTTGAGTTCAAGCAAAAGGCTCGTGACTTCCAATTCCAGTCCAAGGAACTGAACGAAGCCAAGGCTGTTGCTGACCGCGAGATGCTCAAGCAACTGAAGCCGAAGCTGGACAGCGCAGTTGAAGAAGTCATCAAGAAAGGCGGTTTCGATCTGGTCTTCGAGCGTGGCGCAGTGATCGATGTCAAACCTCAGTACGACATCACTCGCCAAGTCATCGAGCGCATGAATCAGCTGAAGTAA